One Mangifera indica cultivar Alphonso chromosome 4, CATAS_Mindica_2.1, whole genome shotgun sequence genomic region harbors:
- the LOC123214891 gene encoding uncharacterized protein LOC123214891 isoform X1 — MLGSMAEKFILHGDSKDLIEGKLEESTSTSLPRSPNKTSRPSSMIIKKAHTVIPAHLIAEAISTLPGLDLRWSGPITPTEMQYVEQYVLAKYPQYCNGIVEQQEKVDLENLFINEESSETGPDEKRKSPISSSSSPSLPGNLHDLDRNQLEPSRLVDILSKKNSFQGNFVSIPEIQARNRALKHCGLNENEYSVLFKQSYKEAMLMIGESYPFFRGNYYLTILSEGSDFIRGFASQKESRVISAPETWLDLRIKGSQLSQNFRRKCKYSPKGLFSYPTVVNGTRYSMHWISEAHRNSWHVLLDATGLDFAEDRLALALHRPDFVLCTLDNTHFQSQPLKITCLLVRRKSFENASSASA; from the exons ATGTTGGGAAGCATGGCAGAAAAGTTTATTCTTCATGGAGattctaag GATCTTATTGAAGGCAAACTTGAAGAATCGACTTCAACTTCTCTACCCAGATCGCCTAATAAAACTAGCAGACCTAGCAGTATGATCATTAAG AAGGCGCATACTGTGATTCCTGCACACTTAATAGCTGAAGCCATTTCAACTCTGCCAGGCCTTGACCTGCGGTGGTCGGGCCCGATAACGCCCACTGAAATGCAATATGTAGAGCAGTATGTTCTGGCAAAGTATCCACAGTATTGCAATGGTATTGTAGAGCAACAAGAAAAGGTCGATCTTGAAAATCTCTTTATCAATGAAGAATCGTCAGAAACTGGCCCTGATGAAAAGCGCAAATCCCCCATAAGCAGCTCTTCATCTCCATCTCTTCCTGGTAACCTCCATGATCTTGACAGAAACCAGCTTGAGCCCTCAAGGCTTGTAGATATCCTCTCCAAGAAGAACTCATTTCAAGGGAACTTCGTTTCAATCCCAGAAATTCAAGCTCGAAACCGGGCTCTGAAACATTGTGGGCTTAATGAAAATGAGTACTCGGTTCTTTTTAAGCAAAGCTACAAAGAAGCCATGTTGATGATAGGTGAAAGCTATCCTTTCTTCAGGGGGAACTATTATTTGACGATTCTGTCAGAAGGGTCTGATTTTATAAGGGGATTCGCGAGCCAGAAAGAATCAAGAGTCATTTCAGCGCCGGAGACATGGTTGGATTTGCGAATCAAAGGGTCACAACTTAGTCAGAATTTTAGAAGGAAATGTAAGTACAGTCCAAAGGGGCTTTTCTCATATCCAACGGTTGTGAATGGGACTAGATATTCTATGCACTGGATCTCAGAGGCTCACAGGAACTCGTGGCATGTTCTTCTTGATGCAACAGGGTTGGATTTTGCAGAGGATCGACTGGCGCTTGCTCTTCATCGACCTGATTTTGTGCTGTGTACACTTGATAATACACATTTTCAGAGTCAGCCATTAAAGATTACCTGCCTCTTGGTTAGGAGGAAATCGTTTGAAAATGCTTCATCTGCTTCAGCCTAG
- the LOC123214891 gene encoding uncharacterized protein LOC123214891 isoform X2, which translates to MEILRLIAHMEIKDLIEGKLEESTSTSLPRSPNKTSRPSSMIIKKAHTVIPAHLIAEAISTLPGLDLRWSGPITPTEMQYVEQYVLAKYPQYCNGIVEQQEKVDLENLFINEESSETGPDEKRKSPISSSSSPSLPGNLHDLDRNQLEPSRLVDILSKKNSFQGNFVSIPEIQARNRALKHCGLNENEYSVLFKQSYKEAMLMIGESYPFFRGNYYLTILSEGSDFIRGFASQKESRVISAPETWLDLRIKGSQLSQNFRRKCKYSPKGLFSYPTVVNGTRYSMHWISEAHRNSWHVLLDATGLDFAEDRLALALHRPDFVLCTLDNTHFQSQPLKITCLLVRRKSFENASSASA; encoded by the exons ATGGAGattctaag GTTAATTGCCCATATGGAAATTAAGGATCTTATTGAAGGCAAACTTGAAGAATCGACTTCAACTTCTCTACCCAGATCGCCTAATAAAACTAGCAGACCTAGCAGTATGATCATTAAG AAGGCGCATACTGTGATTCCTGCACACTTAATAGCTGAAGCCATTTCAACTCTGCCAGGCCTTGACCTGCGGTGGTCGGGCCCGATAACGCCCACTGAAATGCAATATGTAGAGCAGTATGTTCTGGCAAAGTATCCACAGTATTGCAATGGTATTGTAGAGCAACAAGAAAAGGTCGATCTTGAAAATCTCTTTATCAATGAAGAATCGTCAGAAACTGGCCCTGATGAAAAGCGCAAATCCCCCATAAGCAGCTCTTCATCTCCATCTCTTCCTGGTAACCTCCATGATCTTGACAGAAACCAGCTTGAGCCCTCAAGGCTTGTAGATATCCTCTCCAAGAAGAACTCATTTCAAGGGAACTTCGTTTCAATCCCAGAAATTCAAGCTCGAAACCGGGCTCTGAAACATTGTGGGCTTAATGAAAATGAGTACTCGGTTCTTTTTAAGCAAAGCTACAAAGAAGCCATGTTGATGATAGGTGAAAGCTATCCTTTCTTCAGGGGGAACTATTATTTGACGATTCTGTCAGAAGGGTCTGATTTTATAAGGGGATTCGCGAGCCAGAAAGAATCAAGAGTCATTTCAGCGCCGGAGACATGGTTGGATTTGCGAATCAAAGGGTCACAACTTAGTCAGAATTTTAGAAGGAAATGTAAGTACAGTCCAAAGGGGCTTTTCTCATATCCAACGGTTGTGAATGGGACTAGATATTCTATGCACTGGATCTCAGAGGCTCACAGGAACTCGTGGCATGTTCTTCTTGATGCAACAGGGTTGGATTTTGCAGAGGATCGACTGGCGCTTGCTCTTCATCGACCTGATTTTGTGCTGTGTACACTTGATAATACACATTTTCAGAGTCAGCCATTAAAGATTACCTGCCTCTTGGTTAGGAGGAAATCGTTTGAAAATGCTTCATCTGCTTCAGCCTAG